DNA sequence from the Alkalilimnicola ehrlichii MLHE-1 genome:
GGCGGCTGTCGCGGAAGTCACGGGCCAGCCGGGTCATCCGTCGTCCCCGGCATACCATTGGATGACCCGCACCCGGTCACCTTCGTTGAAGGTGAGCGGATTGACCGCCAGCACCACCTCGCCCGTTGCCAGGCCCTGCAGGATCTCGGTCCAGCCGCGGCGACTGACGCCCGCCTGCACCTCGCGCTGCTCCAACTGCCCGTTGGCGATCACATAGACATAGTGCTCGCCCGGCGCTGCCGCTCCGAGCGCCTGCGAGGGCACCGCCAGGCGGCCGGGGCGCGGGTCCACCATCAGTGTGACCCGGGTCAGGTAGCCGGGGCGCAGGCGCCCGGCCGGGGTCTCCGCGTCGATCGCCACCTCGACGGTCACCAGCCGACTGGATGGATCCGCGCTGGGGTGGATGCGCCGGATCTCGCCCGCGATGGGTTCACCGCCCAGGGCGTCGGGCCGCAGGAGGGCCGTCTGGCCCCGCTGCAGGTGCTGGATGTCCAGCTCCGAGACCCCGATGCGGGCCAGCAGGGTGTCCACCTCCGCCAGTTCGAACAGCAGATCGCCGCTACCGATGCCGTCGCCGGCCTCCACGGGGCGATGCAGGACGGTGCCGTCCAGCGGGGCCCGCACCTCGCCGTGGCGGACCCGGGCCCGCCAGAGCTCGCGCTCGCTCTGCGCCACCCGCAGCTCCGCCTCCATCGCTTCGAACTCGGCGGTCGAGGCCAGGTCCCGTTCCCGCAGTCGACGGTAGCGCTCATAGCGGGCCTCGGCATCCACCAATCGGGCCTCCGCGCGGGCAAGCTCCGCGCGCTGCTCGCTGACGTCGATTCGGGCCAGCAACTCCCCCTCTGCCACGCGGTCGCCCACCTCGGCATCCAGCTCCGAGAGCGCCCCCGCGATACGGCTGGTGACCCGTACGCGCCGGAGCGGCTCCAGGTTGCCCGCCACCGAAACGCGGCGGGAGAGGTCCCGGGGCGTGATCTCCACCCCGATAACCGGGGTGGCGCGCGGGGCGTCGCGGTCATTGTCATCGGCCCGGGCGTCGCTCGGGCCGACGCCGGCGAGCAGCCCCAGCAGCAATAGCAGCGCGGGGAGGCGGGGCGCGACGGTTGTGCGTGGCGGATAAGGCATGGGCGAACACCAGAAGGCTCAGGGTCTCGATTGTAGCGCCGGGCGGGGGCGGACGTCCGCCCGGAATCGCGCCTGGCCCCCGGGCGGGCCGCCATTGCCCATCGGGTACTTCACTTTGCCCGCAAAACCGGTACAATGCCCGGCTTACTCAAGTTTGCCGTGGCCGTGTCTGCATCATCAGGTGGGCACGGCTTTGTTCAGTTGAAGAGGTTGGTTTACGCAATGGTAACCATTCGTCTGGCGAGGACCGGAGCCAAGAAGCGCCCGTTTTACCACATCGTGGTGACGGACAGCCGCAACCCCCGTGATGGCCGCTTCATTGAGCGCCTGGGCTTTTTTAACCCCATTGCCGCCGGCAAGGAAGAGCCCCTGCGGGTGGACGTGGAGCGCGCGCGCCACTGGCTGGACAAGGGGGCCCGCCCGTCCGAGCGTGCCGCCCAGCTGCTGCGCAAGGCGGAGAAGCAGGGCGCTGCCGAGGCTGCCGAGTAACACGGCATTGCACGGTATGGAGGGGGCCGACGACATCGTTCCGATGGGCGAGGTGGTCGGTCTGCATGGCGTGCGGGGCTGGGTGAAGGTGTACTCCCACACCGAGCCGCGTGAGGCCATACTGGATTACCCCCATTGGTATCTGCGCCGTGACGACGGCGACTGGGTGCCAGTGGAGCGCACCGCGGGGCGCTGCCAGGGGAAGGGCCTGGTGGCCGCCTTCCGGGACGTGGAGGATCGCGACCGGGCACGGGCCTACATCGGCCTGCAGATTGGCGTGCCGCGGCGTGATCTGCCCGAACTGCCCGAGGGGCAGTACTACTGGGCGGACCTGGAGGGGCTGGCCGCCTATACGACCGGCGGGGAACCGCTGGGACGGGTGTCACACCTGTTTGCCACCGGCGCCAACGACGTGTTGGTGTTGCAGGGCGACCGGGAGCGGCTGGTGCCCTTCGTGTACGGTCAGACGGTGCGCCGGGTGGACCTGACCGCCGGACGCATCGAGCTGGACTGGGACCCTGATTTTTGACGGCCAGAGAGCGGAACATGGGTGAGTCCGGGGCGGACACCGGCGGCTTGCACCGGATCGACGTGATCACCCTCTTCCCCGAGTTGGTCGCGGCGGTGGGGCACCACGGTATCACCGGCCGGGCGGTGGAGCGGGGGCTGCTGGAGCTCCAGCTCTGGAATCCGCGGGACGATGCGAGCGACCGGCACGGCACCGTGGACGACCGCCCCTACGGCGGCGGCCCCGGGATGGTCATGAAGGTGGAGCCGCTGGCCACCACCCTGCGCAAGGCGCGGGCCGCCAGCACACTCCCGTCGCGGGTCATCTACCTGAGCCCGCAGGGGCGCAGGCTGGACCAGGCCGGGGTGCGCGAGCTGGCGGACGAGCAGCGGCTGATCCTGATCTGTGGCCGCTACGAGGGCATCGATGAGCGGGTGATCGAGGCCGAGGTGGACGAGGAGTGGTCCATCGGCGACTACGTGCTCAGCGGCGGCGAACTGCCGGCCATGGTGATGGTGGACGCCCTCACCCGGATGATTCCCGGCGCCCTGGGCCACCAGGATTCCGCGGAGGAGGACAGCTTCACCGACGGGCTCCTGGACTGCCCGCACTACACCCGGCCGGAGTGCTGGGAGGGGCGACAGGTGCCCACGGTGCTGCTCTCCGGGGATCACGGCCGGGTGGCGCGCTGGCGGCGCAAGCAGGCGCTGGGTCGGACCTGGCTGAGGCGGCCGGAATTGCTGCGGGAGCGGGAGCTGGACGATAATAGCCGCCGGCTTCTGGAAGAATTCATTGATGAGCACCGGGCAGCGGACCGGTAAATCGAGAACCGAGGGTACAGGCATGAACATCATCGAGCAGCTCGACAAGGAGCAGATGGCGGCCCGCGAGGCCAAGATTCCCGAGTTCGGTCCCGGCGACACCGTGACCGTCCAGGTCTGGGTGAAGGAAGGCGGTCGTGAGCGTCTGCAGGCCTTCGAGGGCGTGGTGATTGCCAAGCGCAACCGCGGCATCAACAGTGCCTTCACGGTGCGCAAGGTCTCCCATGGTGAGGGCGTCGAGCGCGTCTTCCAGACCTACAGCCCGATCATCGAGAGCGTGAAGGTCAAGCGCCGGGGTGACGTGCGCCGCGCCAAGCTTTACTACCTGCGCGAGCGCAGCGGCAAGTCTGCCCGCATCAAGGAAAAGGTGAAGTAAGGCGGCGGGTGCCCGTCCGCCGGGGTGTTGCCTCCGGCGGGCCCCGTCAACAGGAAGCCCCCGGTGGCTACGCCATCGGGGGCTTCCTGTTTGCTGCCGCTACGATCGGGCGGTTTAGCTGAGTGTGGTGATCGCCCGTTCCGCACGTTCGCCCCGGTCCGCCCCAAAGCCGGCGCGCTGGGCGACCGGCCCGGCCACGGCGCCGGTCGTCAGGCGCTGGTGATGCATCGCCCGGGCCCGGCGCCCCCTTGGGCGCCGTCCCGCCCGTAGGTGACCCCCTGGGCGGGGGCCCCGGTCAGGATGGCAAGGATGCCGGCGGTCTGCTCCAGGCTGCGGTGGATCAACCGGCCGTTGGCCTCGTTGCTGCGCTGTAGTGCCTGCAACTGGCGGGTCAGGGCCTGCCACTCCGCCTCCAGGCCGGCGTCCGACCGCTCGCGCAGCAGACGGCGCATGCCCTCCGGGTCCGGCGCATAGCCCAGCGCCCAGGCCGCCTCCGCGCGCTGGCGCTCCGCCGCTTCCAGCGTCGCCAGCGCCTCCAGCTTCTCGGGCATCAACGCGGTAAGGCCCTCGGGGTCGCGCTGCTCCAGCAGGCCGCGCTCCCGTTCGAGCACCGCCATGACCGTGTGCGCACACTCCTGGCAGCGTTGCAGGCTGTCACGGAGGCGGTCATCCTGGTCAGAGTCGGTCATAAGCCGTCGTCCTCACGGTGCCGGGGGCGGCCTGCCGCCCGGTCAGTCGTTCAGGAGGTTCTCCAGTTCCACCATGCGGCTGGCGATCCGCTCCGCATCCACCGGATACTCGCCGTTGGCGATGCGCTCTTTCAGCGCATCGACCCGCTCCCGGTTCACCTCCGGGGTGGCGTCGATCTGCTGGCGCACGGCCTGCAGCCGGTCGGAGACCGCGGCCTGGTCGGCGGCGGGGCGCTCGCCGGCAGCCGATGACCGCTCGCCGGCGCCGTCCTGCCGGGTGCTGCCACCTGCCTTGCCGGCATTGCCCGGGGTCAGTCCCGGGGTGGCCGGGAGCCGGTTGCCGTTGTTGATGGGATCCGTCATTGTGCTCTCTCCGTCCAGAATCTTGACTCAGCGTTGCCCGGGGTGGGGCTGAGCGGTCACTCTGGATAGTCAATCGGCCGATCGTCCGGAAACTTTAGCCGGCTATCGCTGATTTGAGAATATGCGAAAACCGTGCCGGTGGCGATGCCCCTCACCGACCGACCTCCACCAGGGATTCGCCGGCCACCCGGCCCTCGACCACTCGCCCGGAGCTGCCCGCCTCGACCCGCACGATATCGCCCAGCACGCCGCTCTCCAATGCCTTGCCCTGGCCGGTCACCTGCACCCTGCCGCCGCCCGCGCGCAGCGTGACACTGCGACCGCGCTGCACGAGCTGCGGTGCGGCCAGCGCGTTGCCGGCAATCAGATCGCCCCGGCGCAGCGATCGGCGCAGCTCCTTGCCGATGAGATGCTCGGCTTCGGTCTCGTAGGGGCGGTGCAGTGAGGCGAGCTGGCGGCGCTCGGTGGTCACACTGTCGGCCCTCAGGCGTTCGCCTCGGCGCAGCGGACGGGCGGCCACGAGGACCTCCACCTGGGTATCCACCCGGGCGCTGACATAGACCGTCCAGGGCTGGGTGCCGGTGCAGCGCACGCCCACGGTGAGATTGCCAACACCCCGATTATCGTGGGGAGAAAACGCCTCCAGGGCGCCGTCACAGGGGTGCAGCCGCAGGCGCGGGTCCAGCCGTCCGATGGTGATCTCCAGCTCGTCACCGAGCCCGGTAAATTGCCCCTCGACCCAAGTAGCAGCGGTGGACCGGATGTCGTCGAGCGACTGGCGCTCCGCCTGCACGGGACCGCTGGCCGTCAAAAAAATGGCTGTCAGCAATAGCCCGATTGTCCGGGGCGACACGGTGTGCCTGGGCATTGTGGCTGCTCCGTCAATGAACCCTGTGGGGGACTGGGGTGGTGCAGGGTGACAGCAGGATTCATGCCAGGGCACTCGGTGGCCGCGATCATTCCTATTCACTAAAACCTATGGTGGAATAGGGCCGTGGCCCTTCGCCGCCCGCATGCCGGCGGGCCGGGGCGGGGGCCTCAAGTTTCGGGCCCCGCGACCGATGCCAAAGGCCAGGGTTGGACCGGCGTCCTGTAGCCACCGGGGGAGTCATGTCGCAGATTTTGCACGCAGTCGATCAGCGCACGCAGCTGGCGGGACGCAACCGCATGGAGTTGTTGCTGTTCCATTTCGGCGGCGCCCAGCGCTACGGCATCAACGTCTTCAAGGTGCGGGAGGTCATCCCCGCGCCGCGCCTGAGCCGGGTCCCCCAGAGCCACCCGGTGGCCCGAGGCATCGCCCACATCCGTGGCCAGACCATCCCGGTGCTGGACCTGAGCATGGCCGTGGGTGGCCCGCCGCTGGATGTCGGGGATGGCGGCTACGTGGTGGTCACCGAGTACAATCGTACGGTGCAGGGTTTCCTGGTGGCTGGGGTGGACCGTATCGTGAACCTGCAGTGGGAGGACGTGCTGCCGCCGCCCTCCCAGGGCTCCGGGGAGACCTACCTGACCGCCATCGCCCGCATCGAGGGGAAGATGGTGCAGATCATCGATGTGGAGAAGGTGCTGGCCGAACTCAACGCCGCCGGCGGGCTGGACCCGCGGCAGGTGGAGGGCGGCGCGGACGAGGCACTGCAGGGCGCGGAGGGCTGGCATGTGCTGGTGGCGGACGATTCCGTCATCGCCCGCCGGCAGGTGGTGCACACTGTGGAGGACCTGGGGTTGGCGTGCACCGCCGTGCGGGACGGCCTGGAGGCGCTGGAACAGCTCAAGGCCTGGACGGGGGAGACCCCCTCACCGCTCGACCGGCTCCTGATGGTGATCTCCGACGTGGAGATGCCCCGCATGGACGGCTACACGCTGACCAGCCGTATCCGCACCGACGAGGCCCTGCAGGGGCTCCATGTGCTGCTGCATTCGTCGTTGTCCGGGGTCTTTAACGAGCGGATGGTCCAGCAGGTGGGGGCGGACGATTTTCTGTCGAAGTTCCGTTCCAATGAACTGGCGGCGCGGGTGGAGAACCGCCTTGCGGCGGTGACGCAGCGCTGAGGTGCGGCCGACACGGTACGCACCCCTGCCGCGGTGGTGACTATCGCAGGGAGTGAGCTTGAGCGTTTCAGCCATTAAAGAGAAAGACTACCAGGCGTTCCGCCAGTTACTGGAGTCGTCCAGCGGCATTGTGTTGGGCGACAACAAGCAGTACCTGGTGGCGAGTCGTCTGGGGCCGCTGATGGCGGATCAGCGGGTTTCCGATCTGGGGGAGCTGGTCGAACGGCTGCGCCGTCCGGGCGGTGCGACCCTGCGTGCCAAGGTGGTCGAGGCGATGACCACCAACGAGACCCAGTGGTTCCGGGATGGTTTTCCCTTCCGCGTCCTGCGCGAGCGCATCCTGCCCGACTTCGTGGAGCGTGGTCAGCGCTCCATCCGCATCTGGTCCGCGGCCTGCTCCTCCGGTCAGGAGGCGTATTCCATCAGCATGACGGTGGATGAGTTCAACCAGTCGGGCCGGGGGGCGATCGACGCCGAGATCCTGGGCACCGATATCGCGCCGCGGATGATCGAGATGGCGCGTCAGGGGCGGTATCGGGCCAGTGTCGCCCGTCGCGGCCTCACTCCGGAGCGCCAGCAGCGCTTTTTCCGGGAGGTGGGTGACGACACCTGGGAGGTGCGCCCGGAGGTCAAGCGCCGGACCCGCTTTCAGCTACATAACCTGCTCGACAGCTATGCCTCACTGGGTCGGTTCGACATCATCTTCTGTCGTAATGTGCTCATCTACTTCTCCACGGATTCCCGTCGCGACATCATTCACCGCATGGCCCGGGCGGTCCGGCCCGGCGGCTGGCTGATCGTCGGCGCCTCGGAGTCCCTCTCCGGCTATGCGGCGGATTTTGAGATGAAGCGCCTGGACGGCGGTGTCGTCTACCGCCGCGCCTGAATCCGCCCCTTCGGGGCAAGGCCTTGCCGGCGGCCGGTAAAGGGCAGCCGCCCGTCCCGTCCTGGCTCGACGGCGAGCGGATGGTCTGACTCAGGCGTTGGCGATCTGGGGGCGGGGTGGCGGGTGTTCCCCGGTGGGGACGCCGCGAGTACATCCCTGTAGGCTCGTCGCCGGCCATCCCTGGCCGGCGACGCCCCACCGGGGAACACCCGCCACCCCGCCCCCAGATCGCCACCACCTCCCAATGTCTGACCTGGCATGCTGATTGCTTAATCTCCCATGGAAACCACAGGAGAGGTGAGTAATGAGCCTGTCGTTGGACAAAGCCTTTGGCACCCAGGAACTGGCCCTGCGCCTGCGCGCCGAGCGCTCGCAGCTCTTGGCCTCCAACATCGCCAATGCCGACACACCGCACTACAAGGCCCAGGATATGGACTTCCAGGCGGCCATGCGGGCCGCCGAGGGCAAGCAGGCCCAGCCGTTGCAGGCAACCCATGCCAAGCACTTTGCGGTCAGCCGCGGGGGCGGCCTGGCTGGCGACCCGCAAGCCCTCTACCGCGTGCCCCACGGCCCGGCCCTGGACGGCAACACGGTGGAGAGCCACGTCGAGCAGGCCCGGTTTGCCGAGAACTCGGTGCAGTACCAGGCGACGCTGACCTTCCTGGGCAATCGCATCACCGGCCTGCTCGGTGCCATTCGCGGTGAATGACGGAGATTTGACGCATGTCCCTGTTCAAGGTTTTCGATGTATCCGGCTCCGGCATGAACGCCCAGCAGACCCGCCTCAACACCGTCGCCAGCAACCTGGCCAACTCGGAGACCGTGGCGGGGAGCCCAGAGCAGGCCTACCGGTCGCGCCAGCCGGTCTTCGCCTCGGTGCTGCAGGCAGCGCAGCAGGGGCAGGCGGCCGGGAATCCCAACCACCCGGGCGATGCCCGCGGTACCAACGTGGGCGTGAAGGTCGAGGATATCGTGCAGAGCGATGCCCCCGTGCAACCGCTCTACATGCCCAACCACCCGCAGGCGGACGAGCAGGGCTACGTCTACCGCTCCAACGTCAATCCGGTGGAGGAGATGACCAACATGATCTCCGCCTCACGCAGTTATCAGAACAACGTGGAGGTGATGAACACCTCCAAAGAGCTGCTGTTGCAGACCCTGCGGTTGGGCCAGCAGTGACCGGTGGCGGACAGGCGGGCCCACGGGCGGCGATAGAGAGGGGATAAGGAATGAATATCAGCGGAGCCGGAAGCGGCGACTACAGCCGGGCACAACCGACCCAGCGGGAGCCGGCCGGCGAGCTCGGACAGGATGATTTTCTCAAGCTGATGATCACCCAGCTGCAGAACCAGGACCCCATGAACCCCATGGAGAGTGGCGAGTTCATGTCCCAGATCGCCTCCTTCACCACCGCCTCCGGCATGGACCAGTTGCAGAAGTCCTTCTCGGAGTTTCAGCAGGACATGCGCGCCAACCAGGCCCTGCAGGCCGCCTCACTGGTGGGGCGTGAGGTGCTGGTGGAGACCGATGCCGGCCGGCTGCCCGCCGACGGCGAGATGACCGGCATCGTCCAGCTCCCCTCGGCGGTCGCCAACGCCAACATCCACATCCACAACGCCGCGGGTGAGCGGGTCCGCACCCTTGCCACCGGCGAGCAGCCGAGCGGCGACTACCGGTTTGCCTGGGACGGGCGTGCCGACGACGGACGTACGTTGCCCCCGGGGGCGTACCGGGTGACCGCCTCCACCCAGGTGGAGGGCGAGGAACGGAGCCTGAGGGTCATGAACTCAGCACCGGTGGTCAGCGTGACCCTGGCCGGTGAGAACGAACGGGGGCCGCGGGTGAATCTGGACGGCATCGGCGAGATGGCCCTGTCCGATATCCGTCGGGTGCAGTAACAGCGATCGAACAAAAAGGGGATTCGTTATGTCATTCGGAACATCGCTTACCGGGCTGAACGCCGCCCAGTCGGAACTCAACATCACCGGCGACAACATCGCCAACAGCTCCACTTGGGGTTTCAAGGAAAGCCGGCCGGAGTTCGCCGACCTGTTCGCGTCCAGCAACCTGGGGGTGACCGGGCTGGCGATCGGCCAGGGGGTCCGGCTGCAGAACGTCGGCCAGCAATTCAGCCAGGGGCAGTTCGACTTTACCGAGAACAGCCTGGACCTGGGGATCAGCGGCAAGGGTTTCTTCCGTCTCAGTGACGACGGCGATATCTCCTACACCCGGTCCGGCGCCTTCCAGCTGGACCGGGAGGGCTGGATTACCAACTCGGCCGGCAAGCGCCTGACCGGCTTCGCCGCCGATGGCGACGGCAACATCGTCGGTGACGGCCAGCAGGAGCTGCGGGTGGAGACCGGCAATGTGGCCCCCGAGGCAACCACCGAGGCGCGGATCCAGGCCAACCTGAACGCCGGCGCCGAGATTCCGCCGGCCTACACGCTGGATGCCGACGATCGCCTGGCGGACTTCGATCAGCTCGAGTGGGTGGGGCCGGATGAGAACAATCCGGTGCCCGGCGCCGTGTTCGACCCGCGGGATACCGCCACCTTCAACGAGTCGACCAGCACCACCTTTTTCGACTCCCTCGGGCGCCAGCACACCGCCAATTTCTACTTCATCAAGGGCAATGACAACGACTGGTATGTGCACACGGAGGTGGACGGCGAGGTCCTCAACAACGGCCAGCCCCAGCCGATCAGCTTTGGCCCCAACGGTCTCATCGAGGGCAACGCGACCTTCGACTACACCCGGGCGTTGGCCGATGCGGAGGACCTGGATTTCGAGCTCGACCTCGAATCGCTGACCCAGTTCGGCACCCCCTTCGCGGTCAGCGATATCACCCAGGATGGCTTCGCCGCCGGTGAGTTCTCCAGCCTGGATGTGTCCGAGGACGGCACCATCTTCGCCCGCTTCACCAATGGCCAGTCGGAGGTGCTCGGACGGGTGGGCGTCACCAAGTTCCCCAGCCAGGAGAACCTGCAGCCGGTGGGTGATACCGAATGGGTCGCCACCTTCGAGGCCGGTGAGCCGGTGGTCGGCACCGCCGGGACCTCGGACTTCGGCAGTATCGAATCCGGCGCCCTGGAGCAGTCCAACGTGGACATCTCGGAGCAGCTGGTGAAGATGATCGTTGCCCAGCGGAACTTCTCCGCCAACGCCAAGATGATCAGCACCGAAGACCAGATCACCCAGGAAATCCTCAACATCCGCTGATGAGGCATGACCGCCATGCCGGGCTCACACCCGGTGGCGGGGAGGCAAGACCCATGGATCGCTTGGTTTACCTGGCCATGACCGGGGCGAAGCACACCCTGGAGGCCCAGCAGCACAATAACCACAACCTGGCCAACGTGGACACGCCCGGCTTCCGCGCCGACCTGGACGCGTTGATGTCGGCGCCGGTGCGCGGCCCGGGGCACGATGCCCGGGCCTACTCCGAGGCGCTCACGGTGGGCAGCGACTTTCGCCAGGGCGGCATCGTACAGACCGGGCGGGCGCTGGATGTGGCCATTGACGGTGACGGTTGGTTGGCGGTTCAGGCCCCCGATGGGGGTGAGGCCTACACCCGCCGGGGGGATCTGCAGATCGCCGACGGCGGCTTGTTGACCACCGGTGACGGGCACCTGGTCATGGGTGAGGCCGGACCGGTGGCCATCCCGCCGGCGGACGAGATCGAGATCGGGGCCGACGGCACCCTCAGCATCATTCCCGCCGGGCAGAATCCGGACCAGTGGGTGGAGTTGGACCGGCTCAAGCTGGTGGACCCGGCTCTCCAGGACCTGCGCAAGGACAATGACGGCCTGTTCCGGCTGGTGGATGGAGGGGAGGCCGAGGCGGACGCCGGCGTGCGCCTGGTCTCCGGCGCCTACGAGGGTAGCAACGTCAACATGGTGGATGCGCTGGTGAAGATGATCGACCACGCCCGCCAGTTCGAGACCTACGTCAAGATGATGACGGCGGCCGAGGAGAACGACCAGACCAGCGCCCAGTTGTTGCGCAACAGCTAATGACCACGCGGTAGGTCACACGCCGTCTGGACTGCCACGCCCCCTGCGGGGGCTCGCAGTGACGGGTGGGGGAGGCGGCACCCCCGTCATCGCGAGCCCCCCGCCCCGCTGCGCGGGCGCGAATCAGCGAGGAACGGGGCACCCCCGTCATCGCGAGGGCCGCAGGCCCGTGGCGATCCAGGGCGGTAGACTGCCACGTCGGCTTCGCCTCCTCGCAGTGACGGTGGGGGTGGGGCCGCGCTCGCAGTGAGGGTAGGGGGCGCCCGCAGCGTCTGGCCATGTTCATCAAGAGGGCCGAAGGCCCGCGGCGATCCACACGCCGGCTTGGACTGCCACGCCCCCTGCGGGGGCTCGCAGTGACGGGTGGGGGTGCCGAAAATGGCCCCGATCTTGCAATCAAGCCGGTAACGGCAGGAAACCGACACCACGGAGGCACATGCCATGAATCCAGCACTTTGGGTGGCCAAGACCGGCCTGGATGCGCAGCAGACGCGTATGCAGGTGGTGTCCAACAACCTGGCCAACGTCAACACCACCGGCTTCAAGAAGGACCGGGCCAACTTCGAGGACCTGATCTACCAGACGGTCCGCCAAGCCGGCGGCCAGAGCACCCAGGACACCCTTCTGCCCACCGGGCTGAATCTGGGGACCGGGGTCCGGGTCACCTCCACGGAAAAGATCCACATGCAGGGCAACATCCAGCAGACCGAGAACTCGCTGGATATCGCCATTGAGGGCGACGGCTTCTTCCAGATCCTCATGCCCGATGGCGAGATCGCCTACAGCCGCGACGGCAGCTTCAACGTCGATGACCAGGGCCAGATGGTGACCTCCTCCGGCTACCAACTGCAGCCGCCCATCAATATCCCGGACGACGCGGTCAGCGTCACCATCGGCCGTGACGGCACCGTCAGCGCCCGCCTGCCCGGTCAGGCCGATCCGCAGCAGCTCGGCAACATCCAGCTGGCCGACTTCATCAATCCGGCGGGACTCGATGCCATGGGCGGCAACCTGTTCCGCGAGACCGCCGCCAGCGGCCCGCCACAGATCAGCGACCCGGGCCTGGACGGTGTCGGTACCCTCCTGCAGGGCGCGCTGGAGAGCTCCAACGTCAACATTGCCGAGGAACTGGTCAACATGATCGAGACCCAGCGGGCCTTCGAGACCAACACCAAGGCCATCTCGTCCACCGACCAGATGCTGCAGTTCATCAACAACAACATCTAAGGAGCGCGGCGATGAACCACCGGCTCATCAAATGGCTGTTCATGGCCCTGGCGGTCACCGCGCTGGCGGGGTGCGCCGGCATGCCCGACCAGGCCCCCAAGCCGCTGCCACTGCCGGAGATCGCGGAGCCCGAGCGC
Encoded proteins:
- a CDS encoding efflux RND transporter periplasmic adaptor subunit, with the protein product MPYPPRTTVAPRLPALLLLLGLLAGVGPSDARADDNDRDAPRATPVIGVEITPRDLSRRVSVAGNLEPLRRVRVTSRIAGALSELDAEVGDRVAEGELLARIDVSEQRAELARAEARLVDAEARYERYRRLRERDLASTAEFEAMEAELRVAQSERELWRARVRHGEVRAPLDGTVLHRPVEAGDGIGSGDLLFELAEVDTLLARIGVSELDIQHLQRGQTALLRPDALGGEPIAGEIRRIHPSADPSSRLVTVEVAIDAETPAGRLRPGYLTRVTLMVDPRPGRLAVPSQALGAAAPGEHYVYVIANGQLEQREVQAGVSRRGWTEILQGLATGEVVLAVNPLTFNEGDRVRVIQWYAGDDG
- the rpsP gene encoding 30S ribosomal protein S16, whose amino-acid sequence is MVTIRLARTGAKKRPFYHIVVTDSRNPRDGRFIERLGFFNPIAAGKEEPLRVDVERARHWLDKGARPSERAAQLLRKAEKQGAAEAAE
- the rimM gene encoding ribosome maturation factor RimM (Essential for efficient processing of 16S rRNA), with the protein product MEGADDIVPMGEVVGLHGVRGWVKVYSHTEPREAILDYPHWYLRRDDGDWVPVERTAGRCQGKGLVAAFRDVEDRDRARAYIGLQIGVPRRDLPELPEGQYYWADLEGLAAYTTGGEPLGRVSHLFATGANDVLVLQGDRERLVPFVYGQTVRRVDLTAGRIELDWDPDF
- the trmD gene encoding tRNA (guanosine(37)-N1)-methyltransferase TrmD, with the protein product MGESGADTGGLHRIDVITLFPELVAAVGHHGITGRAVERGLLELQLWNPRDDASDRHGTVDDRPYGGGPGMVMKVEPLATTLRKARAASTLPSRVIYLSPQGRRLDQAGVRELADEQRLILICGRYEGIDERVIEAEVDEEWSIGDYVLSGGELPAMVMVDALTRMIPGALGHQDSAEEDSFTDGLLDCPHYTRPECWEGRQVPTVLLSGDHGRVARWRRKQALGRTWLRRPELLRERELDDNSRRLLEEFIDEHRAADR
- the rplS gene encoding 50S ribosomal protein L19; this encodes MNIIEQLDKEQMAAREAKIPEFGPGDTVTVQVWVKEGGRERLQAFEGVVIAKRNRGINSAFTVRKVSHGEGVERVFQTYSPIIESVKVKRRGDVRRAKLYYLRERSGKSARIKEKVK
- a CDS encoding flagella synthesis protein FlgN, which translates into the protein MTDSDQDDRLRDSLQRCQECAHTVMAVLERERGLLEQRDPEGLTALMPEKLEALATLEAAERQRAEAAWALGYAPDPEGMRRLLRERSDAGLEAEWQALTRQLQALQRSNEANGRLIHRSLEQTAGILAILTGAPAQGVTYGRDGAQGGAGPGRCITSA
- the flgM gene encoding flagellar biosynthesis anti-sigma factor FlgM yields the protein MTDPINNGNRLPATPGLTPGNAGKAGGSTRQDGAGERSSAAGERPAADQAAVSDRLQAVRQQIDATPEVNRERVDALKERIANGEYPVDAERIASRMVELENLLND
- the flgA gene encoding flagellar basal body P-ring formation chaperone FlgA; the protein is MLTAIFLTASGPVQAERQSLDDIRSTAATWVEGQFTGLGDELEITIGRLDPRLRLHPCDGALEAFSPHDNRGVGNLTVGVRCTGTQPWTVYVSARVDTQVEVLVAARPLRRGERLRADSVTTERRQLASLHRPYETEAEHLIGKELRRSLRRGDLIAGNALAAPQLVQRGRSVTLRAGGGRVQVTGQGKALESGVLGDIVRVEAGSSGRVVEGRVAGESLVEVGR
- a CDS encoding chemotaxis protein; this translates as MSQILHAVDQRTQLAGRNRMELLLFHFGGAQRYGINVFKVREVIPAPRLSRVPQSHPVARGIAHIRGQTIPVLDLSMAVGGPPLDVGDGGYVVVTEYNRTVQGFLVAGVDRIVNLQWEDVLPPPSQGSGETYLTAIARIEGKMVQIIDVEKVLAELNAAGGLDPRQVEGGADEALQGAEGWHVLVADDSVIARRQVVHTVEDLGLACTAVRDGLEALEQLKAWTGETPSPLDRLLMVISDVEMPRMDGYTLTSRIRTDEALQGLHVLLHSSLSGVFNERMVQQVGADDFLSKFRSNELAARVENRLAAVTQR
- a CDS encoding CheR family methyltransferase, which codes for MSLSVSAIKEKDYQAFRQLLESSSGIVLGDNKQYLVASRLGPLMADQRVSDLGELVERLRRPGGATLRAKVVEAMTTNETQWFRDGFPFRVLRERILPDFVERGQRSIRIWSAACSSGQEAYSISMTVDEFNQSGRGAIDAEILGTDIAPRMIEMARQGRYRASVARRGLTPERQQRFFREVGDDTWEVRPEVKRRTRFQLHNLLDSYASLGRFDIIFCRNVLIYFSTDSRRDIIHRMARAVRPGGWLIVGASESLSGYAADFEMKRLDGGVVYRRA
- the flgB gene encoding flagellar basal body rod protein FlgB; this translates as MSLSLDKAFGTQELALRLRAERSQLLASNIANADTPHYKAQDMDFQAAMRAAEGKQAQPLQATHAKHFAVSRGGGLAGDPQALYRVPHGPALDGNTVESHVEQARFAENSVQYQATLTFLGNRITGLLGAIRGE
- the flgC gene encoding flagellar basal body rod protein FlgC — protein: MSLFKVFDVSGSGMNAQQTRLNTVASNLANSETVAGSPEQAYRSRQPVFASVLQAAQQGQAAGNPNHPGDARGTNVGVKVEDIVQSDAPVQPLYMPNHPQADEQGYVYRSNVNPVEEMTNMISASRSYQNNVEVMNTSKELLLQTLRLGQQ